ATGCACGAAACGCACTCCTCCACCATCAGCAGGATCATACAGATTAGAAATGCCTAATTTCGCTTCAACTTTTTTAATGCCCTCTTCTGTGATACTCACCGCGCGCATTTTTTCATCCACGTTATAATCTTCGTTCTCTTTCAATGAAGGAACAATTTGCGCAAATGTTTTATACAAACTTCCTGATTCTTCGTCGGGTGCTGAAATAATCAACGGCGTACGCGCTTCATCTATTAAAATACTGTCCACCTCATCAACGATAGCGTAGTTTAACCCTCCCTCTGCTTCTGTGCGCTGAGACATCTGCTCAATACTGTATGCCATGTTGTCACGCAGATAATCAAAACCGTATTCGTTGTTTGTGCCGTAAGTAATGTCGGCGGCATACGCTTGCTTACGAGCCACTGGGCGAAGGTAGCTATCTTCTACCTTGAAACTGCCGAGAATATCTCGCACCTCATCTCGTTCAGAATTTTGGTCATTATCCGCCCGAGGCGGATTAGCCTTGGGCTGAGAACCCTGGCCGCTCTCTGCTTCTGGCATAGCCAGTGCTTCTTCTTTTTTTACTTCATATGAAGGATCGTACAGATAAGCGATCTCATGATTGATACAACCAGTACTCATTCCAAGCGCATAGTAAACCTGACCCATCCACACGGTGTCACGACGAGACAGATAATCATTTACCGTAACCACGTGCACGCCTTTTCCTTCAAGCGCGTTAAGATACACGGCGAGGGTTGCGGTTAGCGTCTTTCCTTCTCCTGTTTTCATTTCCGCGATTTTCCCCTCATGCAGTACAGTTCCTCCCATAATTTGCACATCAAAATGGCGCTGGCCTAGAGTGCGGCGCGCCGCTTCACGAACCGACGCAAACGCCTCCGGCAAAAGATCGGCGAGAGTTTCTCCTTTGGTCATGCGTTCGCGCAAAACAGATGTCTGTTCTTTTAGCTGCGTATCGGAAAGCTCCTTGATTCTTGATTCGAGGACATTTACTTCTCGCGCAACATCTGCAAGACGGTTAACTGCGCTCGCATTGGGGTCGCCAAATATCTGCGAAAAAATCGACATAATATGTCCATTACAGCATAAATTGGTCAAAAATGAAAGCAATTTCAATTGAATATAAAATGAATTGCCCTCCGCAAACTCGGGGGGCAATATTATAACTTATTTAGCAGGCAGCCAATCAAGAAACATCACGCAACATCGCCCACCCGCGCCCGATGGCTCAAATTGCGATGTGTACATCGGGATAACTTTCATGCCCAATTTCCATAATTCGCGAATGAACCATACGTAGCCAGCCTTAGTATTCATATCTAAACCTTCGACGCGGAAAGGATGTCTAATGCCCTGCTTCTTCATTTTATTTACAAGATGGGCATTATTTTTCCAATCTCCCCTATCAAAAGACATGAGCTCGCGAAAGCGAGGATCGTTTTCTGCGATAAACTGACCTTTGGCGCTTAACAGCCGCGATTCTTCGCTCGCGTTAAATGGGACATTTAGCAGATACACATCATCGATGTAAATACTGTTTGCAACAAAACAATTTGCGAGAAATGGAGAAAGCGCCATCAATTGCATTGGGAGAGATCGAATCTTATCCCTGGATTCCTGCGCGAATGCGGGCGGATAATAGATGAAGGCATTACGCGGCTTAAGCGCGTTTGCGGCTGTATCCAGATGATAGAAATAATTACTGACAAGATGCAGTAATACCAGCACTTCGTCCTGCTCAAGCATATCTTGAATGTATGGCGCCGCTTCATCGCTTGAACGCATGCCGTAGCCTAGGAACACATGGCGGCTGCCACCAACCAAAGTGTCTCCCTGGCCTTCCCAAAAAATATCTGGTGGCAAAAGACGAAGCTTGCCGCTTGCTCTATCAAAGCCCAATCGTTCGAACCAGTCACGGAAAACAGGCTGCTCTGGCCGCCGAATTGGCTGACGGAAGTTAGCAAGCAGAGCTCTATCACCGTGCGCCCATCCACCGTTTGCGGCAAAAACATTGTCCCATCCATTTTCGCGAGGGCACATCAAGCGCACTGATAATCCAAACATTTGCAAAAGATTCACTAGGTCTGTCCATTCTCGCATTGCAAGGCGCTTGTCTATTTCTTCATCCGGATTCATGTGTCCATTTTCAATCGCAGGAATATCGTATTCGCCCGTAAGACAAACTAATGCGCCGACTGCGCTCATGACCGCCTCCTATTTTGAAAAAACTAAAATCCTATTCATAGGGTAATACATTCTAAATAAATGTCAAAATCCAAATGTCAAATTACAAATCAAATCCAAATGACCTAATGATAAGGATTTGGATTTTTGATTTTACCTTGATTTGACATTTATAATTTGGACTTTGACATTAACTATCTACATCTGCTTCTCTTTGTATTTCTTAAGCTGGACTTGCAATTCATCTTTCATGTCATCAATCGCAAGATGGAGTTCTGGCTGAATTGATTCCGCGCGAATTTCCTGATCTCCAGGAAGACGAATCTGCCCCTCTGCAAAAAAAACATCTCCCTTGTTGTGATGCTCGGTGGTGCGGCCAACTTCAACCCACGCTTCCACCGTTGCCCCACCCCCATTCATCTCGCTGTCGCTCACGTTTATTAAATCGCTCAAATCTTCTATTTTTTGCGTAACATATTCTGCAACTGCGTTGGAGGGATCTATTTTGGTGTATTTTAGATTGAGTTTCATAAGTTATTAATAATTGTATATAATCAACGAATAACTAATCTGTACGAATATACGAATACTGACTACAGACCGATTAATTTTCGTTTATTCGTAACGGATTCGTTATTCGTTGATGCTCTTAAAATACAAACTCCGGCTCTTCTTCAAGAATTATGCCGAATTTTTCCCGCACGCGTGTGCGCATGTGGCTCGCAACCATAACAATATGCTCCGCTCTGGCATTGCCCGTGCGGTTGATAATAAAGTTGGGATGCTTTCCGCTTACCTCCGCGCCGCCGATATTAAAATTCTTCAAATCACATTTATCAATAAAGTATGCGGTGGCTACCTGATTATCACGTACCGCCTGCTTCATATCGGGATAACGATTCCATAGACCAATACGAATATTCTCAACACCAATGCGCTTAAACACGCTGCCACAATTAGGATAATCGAGAGGATGGCGCTCGCGCCTCCACGCGCGAAGCTCTTCTGCTTTTTGTGTGAGCGCGGCCTTGTTACCAGGCATAAATCTAAAAACTACAGACAAAATAATACTGCCTGACTCTTCCTTAAAAATACTTGAACGATATGCAAAATGACAATCCGCGTTTGAAAAAGATTGCACTTTTCCGTTCGGCATGACTGCGTCAACAGACTCAATTACATTCCTTGTTTCTCCGCCAAAAGCACCGGCATTTCCTCGCACTGCTCCCCCTACTTGCCCAGGCACTCCAGCAGCCCATTCGAGTCCGGCAAGCCCCTGTTCGAGGGAGGCATCCACGACATCTTGCAGGGGTGTGCCCGCCATCACTTTCATGATTGTGCCACAATCATCTTCTGTAAATTCTATTCCCGAATTATTTGTAGTAATAACAAGACCGTGATAGCCATTATCCGACATCACGACATTCGTTCCTCCGCCCAGCACAAAATACGGCACGCCTTGTTTTTTTGCCCAAGAAAGAGCTAAACGCGCGTCGCGTTCATTTTTTACTGACGTAAAATATCTTGCTGGCCCGCCAACACGAAGGCTCGTGAGTCCCGCAAGCTCTATGTTCTCTTTAATTGTCATGGGGCAAATGCTGTTAAGGCGATAAACCCGATAATCATTAATCCTATTGTAGTTAGTATAATTGGCATATAGTTTATAATTAATTAGGTTGCCGCGCCCCGCCACGGCGGGGCGCGGCGCGCGATGACGTAAAATTAAAGCAAACTCGTAATTCCTAGATTAATTAACCTCCCAATTCCTCAATCTTTTGTTTGGCAGGTATATCGTTTGGATAATAATTAATGATCTGCCCATACCAATATCTTGCATTGCTTATATCTTTAGTTCTTTCGTAATATTGAGCGAGAGCGCGCAGTAATATAATGTCCTGTGGATCATACGAAAGTCCCGAACGGAGCAATTCTGGTGTTTTGAAATATTTTTCCGGCATATAAAAACGGTATAGCTCTGCTAATCCCAAATATGCCTGCTTTTGATTTTTGGGGTCAAATTCGATCGCCCGCAAAAAAGCGCGCTCGGCGTCTTCAGATTTATTTTCTTTTTTCAAATCAAATCCCGTTTTTTCATAAGCCAAACTCCTGCTGGATATCCCGGAAGATTGAACGCGTTCCTCAAGTTTACGCTCGGAGTTCTTGTCGCTGATAAATGTCCACGCGACAACGACAATTACAATAACGCCAACAGAAAGTATAGCCAATCGAAAATTATTATAGCTAAAAAATTTCATAATCAAGGCGACCAGCAATCTAGGTCGTAATTACCAATTAAAATTTCTTTTGAAGCTCCGTAATCTTAATTTGCATATACCTATCTTGGGGGTACATTTCAACAATCTTTTGATACCATTGAAATGCCGGCACGTATTCCCCTATCCTTTCATAATGCTCCGCCAGCCCCCGCATAAGGACGCGGCTTTTAGGGCTCTCGGCGAGGCCGCGCAAATAAACATGCGCTAAACCCGAATCTTTCTCTGAAAGTTCTTCGCTGTATATACGCGACAACGCGCTGTATGCCGCAAGTTGAAGGCCGGGCTCTAAATCTATTGCGGCTTTATATGAAGATGCGGCATCCTCAAACTGCCTTGCCTCTTCAAAACGCTTCGCAAGCGTAACTAATTCCTCCGGTGTTTTCATGCCGACGCTAAGTTCCGCGAAACTCCCCAAATTTCTGCCAAAATTATACCATGCCAAAAAAACTGCGATTACCACAGCTGCAACAAACAACAATCCAAATAAAATAAACTTTCTGTTCATATTACAATATATACTACGAGATATACTAAATTACAATAGAATAGAACAACCAGTTAACCACAACAGTCGGCATCAGCATCAGGACGGACCGACCCTCCGCAGGAGGGTCGGTCCGTCCTGATGCTTTGGTGTATGGAAATAACCAAAAACCGTTCCGAGCGTAGGCTAGAACGGTTTTTGGTTATCGTGCAGAAATTCAGCATTATTCCATTGTTCCGCAGTAGTCTTCAGCGTTACTCCTACTTCGTTGAAGTAATCGCTGTGCCGAGCGGATAGAAGTTTACGCCTGCTTCAATATGGTTGACGTGGTATATGGCATCCCAATCATATCCTTCTGCTTCAAACTGTACGGCGGTCATGTTAAGCCATTGTCTTTGGCCGACATCACTGTTTACAGCTGAAGAGATTTTATAAACCCTGGGATCATACACAGAACCATCCGCGTTTACTTCAATCACCAGATCGGCGAGAGTAAAGGCGTCCATTACTGTTTGCGATACACTCTTGACGTTGCTCCACTTGAGGTGGCCATAGGAGTTGAAGATATCCGGATTGAGAATCAATCTCTTGAACTTCTTTGTTCCTATCAGCTTGACAATGAAAATGTCGTAGGAGGTATCGGTCTTGATGAGGTCGCCATCAACCAGGGTGGCGCCGGTGGTGTCCGTAAGCGATACGTCAGTTGGAGCTTCGCCGAAGACGGCAAAATATGTGAAATGCGTAGTTGTGGCGCTTACTGTCTTTGTCACCGTATCCACGGTTGAAGGCAACACAACCCATTTTCCTGTTGCAGTATCGTAATAATAAACCTTGAGAGAGTTCTTATTAAGACCCGTCACTTGCGCGTCAGTATAGGTGAAAGAAACAGTAAGCGCAGTGCTAAATGTGCTTACACTCATAACACCCGCGGTGGCAGTGTAGCTATACACATTACTACCTACCATCTTTTTATCCGAAGGCACCGCGGCTACTGCTGATAATACGGCTGATGCTGTTTTTACAACTGGAGTAATGGTTACCGAAGTATCAGTTGAGATTGCTGATGCCGGTATTGTAACTGCCGCTTTCCCGCCATCAGACGCTGTAACAGAAGCCGACCCTCCTAGAGACGAATTGGCAGTTACACTTCCAGTGGTTGATGAAGGAACTGTTGTATCGGTAGTAACCGGCCCAGCACCACCGCCACCGCCTCCTCCTCCTCCGCCGCCTCCGGATGTTGTAGCCCCGTTAGAAACTGTAGAGATGCGACCTATGGTGTCCCCGTTATGTGATTTATCAACCGCGGTTACAACATAATAGTAAATTGAGTTTGCGGTAACATTTGTATCGCTAATACTTTTAGAGGTAAGGGTTGTTTGGTTGACTTGGCACACTTCAGACATACCAGACAAACATGCCTGACCGTTCAATGCTGAAAATGTACCTGTCTTGTTGCGGTAAACTTCGTACTCAAGAATATCAGATGGAGCGGAATACGCAGTCCAATCAATAAGAATACTTGAAGCAGAACCGCTAACGGTCGGCTTGGCCGGGATTGCCGGAGGATCATTGTCTGCTTCCGTCTGCGCGCCCCAGACGGTCATATGCGGAGTTGACGTGATAAGTTCAACTTTATAATCGGTATAGTAGTTTGAGTCAGTGCCGATATTTGTTGTAAAGGTATCAAAGTTGACATACGCGAACGTGCTTAAGCCGTCCCCTGCCGCGTCAACCTGAACGCGCTGAATTGTTGGCACATCAACCCAATCACCTCCTGAACCCTTTTCATTGTCCCAGAAAGCAAGCTGCAAATCTTGAACCTTGTCATCAACATTGGTAGCGTCAACATCATTAGCAGTATCCGTAATCATCGTGTCAATGTCAGACTTGGTGTAGATAACACTGAAATCAACGGCATTATCAAGCTTGCTTTGCTTTCCACCATCTACTTCAATATCTTTCTCGTCGCCAAAGACAGATGTTCCCGTAAACTCGTGAATCGGCGGATCGGACTCAATATCAAGAGATTTTGTGGTAGCGCCGGTGCCCAAGTCCTGCGGCTTGAGTGTTAGCTCAACATTATTCGCCCCAACATCATCAATCACTTTTCCGGTGCTCGGAGTGACAGAATCGCTAGATGACTCGGATGCCGTAAATTCGGTAATCTGATCGTTAGCTGTAACGGTTACGGCACTTCCCGAAGTACTGCGCACCGCAACATTCTCTTCGTAGCCAGACGCAGATTTAACCTGCATGTCCCATGTAGTGCCTGAATCAACATTAAGCGTGAAAGCGCCATTTATAATAGGAGCTCCTGTAGTTCCCGTGCCGCCGAACTCCTCCGCGTATACATAGCCCTCTGACACAAGAGTACTGCCGTTTGATTCGTATACGGTACCGGTGATAGTTGAACCCACTGGTGGTACGGAGATGGTGAGATTTGTCGTATCCACGCTTATATTCGTGGCATTCTGATAGTCCTTATGCGTTTCGTCTTGAATCGCAAGACTGTATGTTCCTGTAGGCACTTCTATTGTAAACGTACCGTCAGACTGGGTTTCTATCTGATAGCCAAGCCCAGTTGTATTGTCTTTTACTGTAACCCACGCGTCATTTATGTTGGCGCTTGAGACGCTGTCCGTCACCGTGCCTGCGATTGTCATCGTAGTAGTTGTAAGATCAAACTCTATTGTTGCTGGAGTTCCGGCGGTAACTTTGAACGCGCCACTAGTTAAGGACGAGGCCTTAGGTGTTAACTCGCCAAAACCCGGGATAGACGCGAGTACATCGTAACTGTTTGAAGGAAGAACTTTTGTCGTCCACGTCGCGGTGCCCGCGGTGGCTGCCGCGTCATCTATGAAAACGGTCTTTTCTTTACCTGAAGAAGGATCAAGGAAGCTAATTACTGCCTCATCAATTGTTGCCGTGTCGTTTTCGTACGTCGCGGGAATGTTATTAACCTTAATTGTTACCTGAACCGCGTCTTGAACGGTCCAATTATTCCCAGATGAATCAGCAGAAAGTACATTAACGCCTGTAATCTCCTTGAGTGGTCCGTATTTTGTAGTTGCTTTAAGCGTATATCGGGTTGAGGCCGTATTTGCAGGAACCTTAATGGAATAGGTGCCGTCAAACGACTTGGATGTAGCGCTGACATCACGGCCGGTTGGTTGGCCTGTTGCGGTTGTAATCTCAAAGGCGGTTACGGTAACATCTCCCTTGGCTCCTCCTGAAGCACACGTATCACCAGAGAACGAACTGCAAGTATAGCCAGAAATCGCTCTTAAAGTAACACCTGTCCCTACTTTAAAGTCATACCCTTCGGCATTGGCGCTTTCCGCAAGCACGGCGCTGTAGCTGTTGGACCCGACGGTTCCTATAGTTGTGGAAGATGTCTGGATCAATCCAAACTGCGGATGCCGCGCCTCAACTTTCCATGTACCGGCACCCGGAAAAGCGGTGTAGTATCCGGAGGCATTGGTAGAGGCGTTAAAGAATTCATTAGTTGTCGCATTATAGAAGCCGACGGACGCGCCAACGATCGGGCTTCCCGCATCATCCAAAACAGAACCCTTAATAGAGGCGTTGCCTTTCTTCATCGTAAAATTGACATTCGCCTTAGGAGCTACAGCCTGCACTTCCGCAGGAGATTTCAATCCCGGCTTGCCCACACCGACACTATAGGTGCCTGCAGGTACATATAACGTATAGGTGCCATCCGCCTGGGTACGCGCGAAAGCGTCGTTAAAGCCAGAACTATGCGCCCACACATCTATATCCGCAAGAGCGTTGTTAGAATCGTCTTTTACGGTTCCTGTGATGGTATCGGTTGAAGCAAGAGTGCTAAGCGCAAAATTAACACCGGTCACATTCACCCCCGCGACAGGAATGAACTTAGGTACCGGAGGCATAAAAGAAGTTGACTGCACAAACATTCCGCCGCCAAACATATTGGGCGGCACCCACATATCAACGCCGATATTCCAATCGCCATCGGTCACGGTAATGCTGTACGCGGTGCTTGCGGCGTTCGCCAGCGTTATTTTCTTGTCCGTCCAGCCAGCAGAGCCGTTAGCGAATATGCGCACCTCTTTGCCGTTCATAGTAGCGCTATGCGTAATGGTGCCGGATATCGTAAGCGTACCCTTTACAAGGGTAATTGTTTTTTCCGTTACTTGAGATACTTCGTCCGTAACATTGAGACTAAATCCTGCTCCACCCATATATCCCTGGCCATCAGGCGGCTGAACAAAGAGCCAGTATTCAACGCCGTCATTTGCAACAGCATCAGTTGAAGGAAGGGGCAAGCCCGCGAAAGTAAAGCGGCCGCTCGTATCTGTTGTTTGCTCCATGTGCCCTCCGCGCGGGCTATCCAAGAACACCTTAACGCTCCCAACGGCGGCTCCGGCAGAATCTTTCACGTAACCGGCAATACGGCCATTACCAGCTTTATTGATCGGGAAAGGCATTGATGTAAGATTGGAGTCCAAAGTTTTGCCTGTGGCATCTTTAGTAGAAACAGTAACGGTATAACCTCCAATCCCTCCGCGCGTAAAGTCAATCGCGGAGGCATCTGTCGCGTTCTTAATGCCTTTAAGGTCAAAACTCAAGAAGTCTTTAATGGCTGTGGAACCTGTGCCATCAACCGCAAGCTGAATCTCAACCTTGCCGGTTGAAGGCGAGTTGCCTTTCACGCCATCAGAATCAAAGGCAGTGTCAAAGGTAACTTTGTTGGGTCCGGGGCCATTTAGATCATTATTAGTCCATGCTTCGGATGTCGCGACAGGCGCTACGTTGGACACATCAAACCCGACTGGGAATTCAAGAATTATCTTGCCATCGTTATTAATAGCTTGAGAAATAGGAACATCAACAAAGTACTTGCTTACTTGCCCCGCTAGCTGGTTATCAGGCCATACGTTGATCGGCGTAAACATCATGACGAATGTGTTTTTCGCATCATCCATGCCACACCCGAAGGCAAAGGTACCGAAACCGCACGCATCCTTACCAGGGCCAGCAAAGCTATGCACGGTTAAGCTCTTGCTATTATCGGTAGCGGCAACCGCGACGCCATTCATACCCTTTACTTTGTTATCGGGTTGGCGAACGGCAATGGTGTATGTCGCGTTATCAGTAAGCCCAAGACCATCTATATGCAACTCTTTCATGAATGCGTCATAGAAAAAGTTTTTACCAGTCAAGCTTACATCGGCACTAGATGAATCTGTCATACGCCAGTTCGCGGCATCTATGACAGTGGATTCCTTCATAGCCAAATCAAAACCGATACTAACATGGAAACTATCACCATCCACCCATTTCATCTTAGGGGCCGTTGTACTCAAAGTTCCCGTTGTAAAGCTTACCGTGCAGCCGACACAACCTGTTCCAAGCGGATTACCAGCGACATCGGTAATAGCGGCGCCATCCAGAGTCAAAGTATGCGCGGTGCTTGCGATAAGAGCAGAACCGAGCCAGAAGTGCAAAACGCGGCTGAATGGATCATATTCTACGTCCATAGGATTAACAGGTATCCCACCGCCTGTTACTAGAGTAACGGTGGATGTTGTAAACGTCGCTGGATTCATGTCTTCGCTAAAGCGCATGCCAATATCAGGAATTGTCGGATCAACGGAGGAGGTAGTTATACCTTCGGCGGTAAACTTATTATCCATTATTGTAGGCGCTGAAGAATCTGCTCCTGAAGCAGCCGTAAATTTAGAGAAATACGCGGCGCCAAGCGGTGTTCCAAAGGTGCTTTTAACTCCAGTAGTTACATTAAACTGATAGCAAGCATTCGCCGTAAGAGTTGATGAAGGAGTAAAGATTACAATACCTCCCCCATTACTTTCGTAAGACAAACTGCCAGCTAAAGTACCTTCAAACGTACCATCGCAAGCAGAATCTGATTCTATCTTGAAAGTGGTGGAAGTGATTGTTGTTTGGTCAAGTGGCGTGGAGAACTTAGCGCCCAAGAACTTTATATTTGTAGGCACGCTATTTGCTCCAGGGAAAGGCATAGTGCCTTCCACAAATGGAAGTCCAGAACCCTTGCCTCCGCCAGCCGTGCCGCCGCCGCCAACAGGCGGAAGAATTGGACCGCCGCCGCCTGAAGTAAAGTCAGGCGTGAGGTTAGTGGGCGAGCTTACACCCGGGAAAGAAGGATTGGTACACGTAGTATCGTTACAAGCAAGAACATACGCGATATACTGTTCATCCGGGAATATCGGATAGAACTGTGTCGCTGTCATAGGACTCGTGTAATTGAAACGGCTGTCGTCAAAAATCTTGTAGGTCGTGCTGGCAGTGTTTGCGGTAAAGGTTAATGTTGCCGAAGAGATCGGGCTTGAGTTTATCTGATACTGCGAACTTGTGTTTAAGCCAACTCCACCAGGAAGAATATAAACTCTATAATGATTAACTGTGCCGGCAGCCGGAGCAACCCACGTAACGGTGATGTCATTTCCGTCAATTCCAGGATTTGTGGTATCGCTATCTGTCAAAGTAATGCTGGTTGGCGATGCCAATGCAAGCGCGGTTAATACAGGGCCTGAAGCTGTTGTAGCGTCAGCATTACCGTTAACATCCTTAATGTCTGATGTCGGGTTGACGGTGGTTGTGCCAAATACTGGCGCGGTACTTGGAACGGCAGCCACGGTAAGCTTAAGAAGGGAATTTGAAGGACTATCAACCCATACAAGTGTTGGATTTGCTCCGTAGTCAGCACCGCCAGATGCTAACACGCGCGTGCTGACATTCGCCCCGGAAACTGTTGTTGTATCTACACCTTCGCTAAATCTAAAGTAAATAATATCGCCAACATTAAGCGCGCCTGACGAATCGACATCATGGACTTGCGCCGCGGTAAGAGTAGGGCCGGTCAAATCAAGAATACCTGGACGGAAAATGTTACCGAAACTAGCGGTGTGAATATACATTGAGTCAAACCATATCTTCTGCCCCGCCGCTATCGTAGGGCTTGTGCCGAGAGTAACCGTTAGTGTTTTATTTGAATTGCTCCAAGCAGTTGCGACGCCAGACCCCCATGTTTTTTGCTCGCATACAAACGTGGTGGAGTTACATGCCTCAATCCAAAGCGCAAAGTCGGTATTCGCGGCAAAATCTGTAACGGTCGCGTCCATACCAACGTTAAAAAGAAATGTTACCGTGTCGCCTGCGTTTATGGTTGTGCTAGCGTTAACATCAACATACTTGACCGAAACAAGGTCGGGCGCGGTCGTTACAATAGACTTTGTCCCAGTTCCGGCATTTCCAACGTAATCGGTAATACCAGTAGGCGCTACGGAATTGCCGTTTGCAATAAG
The Candidatus Spechtbacteria bacterium genome window above contains:
- a CDS encoding carboxypeptidase regulatory-like domain-containing protein: MSYFLQTVCVTSKPRKSFSQKVFAAMISAFVIVWSIGVPLSMLLPAQEAYAAAPSFLAANLKWKSTSTNVLVDFTQPVFNSSTKVWGPAGKLEAADFVIAGTGAPALSSVTHDGGSRYALLTFASAPPATTTIACAATSIYDEGFSGPAAACNSGMTPIALSAVTEDSTAPTISSVNVWSKNSVEVRFSEQMSVATASSRANYKLTTADSTDAYDGTATLLAQDGATQDAYVWVQNWDPSVVMFDIWDANIASNDTLTITTGVTDIFGNALAVGSAQTLTFAAGGSTGMASQSPEVLGAFFVNGTTLDVVFSKAMDQASAENTAFYNVIDSAGTSSAADDTTLTVVTATQQSDTKIIRLALSGGTISATNFSTNPNATPDTVKVCTSFCTNGGPKDTAFNTQMTDWYVTIEPAISGLNKVKTITVGTNGNASVFVETVVDRATIDTTDFTFKRDGTAIASLVVNSAMLDWDDHTIRLTTSGAAIDDGNVATLETLEINVTNNTGIADIFGNELIQGAGGTPCPNAPAGNVLTCSLDFTKPTITKVIHTDVNSDGIISQNDTVDIYFSENIDRFSAFSTWDFELLWGASCSMTLPTDSRANCNWGSWGDGATLNWDLPTTANTNLRVTMGNFPDAKAGYYVVPWTDPWGYGGVKSEKGNPIGNVGIIAVADTSNPTISSVRLQDIGSGNAGALGTGDKVIIAFSEAMDQTKITTANVSTSMPLNNGHVWGNSTVAWAADGKSITITIGTTSTAAVADISDPAVTVTDLGGNAIPAAPGTGRTATVPAITGGPTLVTGAGGSAGGTKLYLKLSEAVANMPSSYSYPALLKTLPNNYAATPAALAIANFGFTDASVGGVAPSKISFVSSDGKEIILKMTGGAAVGADTLNLTGTAIIGATTGASSTVNNTLTNLSVALTDTTGPTINELKAVTAGTMAFDPTKVSSAIVPGDKIIVEFDQSVDPGSFFDLTNQNAPTLALDTALPIVAGTGTCGASGCTWGQGASATFLAIGADANKKVEIILGAPATGKTLIANGNSVAPTGITDYVGNAGTGTKSIVTTAPDLVSVKYVDVNASTTINAGDTVTFLFNVGMDATVTDFAANTDFALWIEACNSTTFVCEQKTWGSGVATAWSNSNKTLTVTLGTSPTIAAGQKIWFDSMYIHTASFGNIFRPGILDLTGPTLTAAQVHDVDSSGALNVGDIIYFRFSEGVDTTTVSGANVSTRVLASGGADYGANPTLVWVDSPSNSLLKLTVAAVPSTAPVFGTTTVNPTSDIKDVNGNADATTASGPVLTALALASPTSITLTDSDTTNPGIDGNDITVTWVAPAAGTVNHYRVYILPGGVGLNTSSQYQINSSPISSATLTFTANTASTTYKIFDDSRFNYTSPMTATQFYPIFPDEQYIAYVLACNDTTCTNPSFPGVSSPTNLTPDFTSGGGGPILPPVGGGGTAGGGKGSGLPFVEGTMPFPGANSVPTNIKFLGAKFSTPLDQTTITSTTFKIESDSACDGTFEGTLAGSLSYESNGGGIVIFTPSSTLTANACYQFNVTTGVKSTFGTPLGAAYFSKFTAASGADSSAPTIMDNKFTAEGITTSSVDPTIPDIGMRFSEDMNPATFTTSTVTLVTGGGIPVNPMDVEYDPFSRVLHFWLGSALIASTAHTLTLDGAAITDVAGNPLGTGCVGCTVSFTTGTLSTTAPKMKWVDGDSFHVSIGFDLAMKESTVIDAANWRMTDSSSADVSLTGKNFFYDAFMKELHIDGLGLTDNATYTIAVRQPDNKVKGMNGVAVAATDNSKSLTVHSFAGPGKDACGFGTFAFGCGMDDAKNTFVMMFTPINVWPDNQLAGQVSKYFVDVPISQAINNDGKIILEFPVGFDVSNVAPVATSEAWTNNDLNGPGPNKVTFDTAFDSDGVKGNSPSTGKVEIQLAVDGTGSTAIKDFLSFDLKGIKNATDASAIDFTRGGIGGYTVTVSTKDATGKTLDSNLTSMPFPINKAGNGRIAGYVKDSAGAAVGSVKVFLDSPRGGHMEQTTDTSGRFTFAGLPLPSTDAVANDGVEYWLFVQPPDGQGYMGGAGFSLNVTDEVSQVTEKTITLVKGTLTISGTITHSATMNGKEVRIFANGSAGWTDKKITLANAASTAYSITVTDGDWNIGVDMWVPPNMFGGGMFVQSTSFMPPVPKFIPVAGVNVTGVNFALSTLASTDTITGTVKDDSNNALADIDVWAHSSGFNDAFARTQADGTYTLYVPAGTYSVGVGKPGLKSPAEVQAVAPKANVNFTMKKGNASIKGSVLDDAGSPIVGASVGFYNATTNEFFNASTNASGYYTAFPGAGTWKVEARHPQFGLIQTSSTTIGTVGSNSYSAVLAESANAEGYDFKVGTGVTLRAISGYTCSSFSGDTCASGGAKGDVTVTAFEITTATGQPTGRDVSATSKSFDGTYSIKVPANTASTRYTLKATTKYGPLKEITGVNVLSADSSGNNWTVQDAVQVTIKVNNIPATYENDTATIDEAVISFLDPSSGKEKTVFIDDAAATAGTATWTTKVLPSNSYDVLASIPGFGELTPKASSLTSGAFKVTAGTPATIEFDLTTTTMTIAGTVTDSVSSANINDAWVTVKDNTTGLGYQIETQSDGTFTIEVPTGTYSLAIQDETHKDYQNATNISVDTTNLTISVPPVGSTITGTVYESNGSTLVSEGYVYAEEFGGTGTTGAPIINGAFTLNVDSGTTWDMQVKSASGYEENVAVRSTSGSAVTVTANDQITEFTASESSSDSVTPSTGKVIDDVGANNVELTLKPQDLGTGATTKSLDIESDPPIHEFTGTSVFGDEKDIEVDGGKQSKLDNAVDFSVIYTKSDIDTMITDTANDVDATNVDDKVQDLQLAFWDNEKGSGGDWVDVPTIQRVQVDAAGDGLSTFAYVNFDTFTTNIGTDSNYYTDYKVELITSTPHMTVWGAQTEADNDPPAIPAKPTVSGSASSILIDWTAYSAPSDILEYEVYRNKTGTFSALNGQACLSGMSEVCQVNQTTLTSKSISDTNVTANSIYYYVVTAVDKSHNGDTIGRISTVSNGATTSGGGGGGGGGGGGAGPVTTDTTVPSSTTGSVTANSSLGGSASVTASDGGKAAVTIPASAISTDTSVTITPVVKTASAVLSAVAAVPSDKKMVGSNVYSYTATAGVMSVSTFSTALTVSFTYTDAQVTGLNKNSLKVYYYDTATGKWVVLPSTVDTVTKTVSATTTHFTYFAVFGEAPTDVSLTDTTGATLVDGDLIKTDTSYDIFIVKLIGTKKFKRLILNPDIFNSYGHLKWSNVKSVSQTVMDAFTLADLVIEVNADGSVYDPRVYKISSAVNSDVGQRQWLNMTAVQFEAEGYDWDAIYHVNHIEAGVNFYPLGTAITSTK